A portion of the Streptomyces sp. YPW6 genome contains these proteins:
- a CDS encoding glycosyltransferase codes for MRILLCPLSDGGYLYPAIAAGRELRRRGHHVSVLGRSGAAPVAADAGLPFAATEDFGERRAFSVAWWGTSALAQYRATVRAARADRADLLITSVLCHGTLLAAEVLDLPVVVVGLSVHLWDYRGGGTGEPPLGRPRPNRTREMRQQYAEVREQAGLPGRGSRWGDDPLPGDALLLRGDPALEYPGAELPDRVRHVGPLCWEPAPGPGEVEAVREQVARSEKPVVYVHLGRVFEGGSRWPHLNEAFTGGRFQAVVEQGRSPSPEPAPGADILTVRKPWMGPLIDLADMVLTSGTSAPVLGALLRGRPLAASPNGSEQPLLTGALMRAGVAVHLPKSALSNWPALLDSASRDDALRDRARALGRRLAAADGAARAADIVERVARHSAIPEEDHEYASARP; via the coding sequence ATGAGGATCCTGCTGTGTCCGCTCAGCGACGGCGGCTACCTCTACCCGGCGATCGCGGCCGGCCGTGAACTCCGGCGCCGCGGCCATCACGTCAGCGTGCTGGGCCGGTCCGGCGCCGCGCCGGTCGCGGCCGACGCCGGACTGCCGTTCGCGGCGACGGAGGACTTCGGCGAGCGGCGCGCGTTCTCCGTGGCGTGGTGGGGCACGTCCGCCCTGGCCCAGTACCGGGCGACCGTGCGTGCCGCCCGCGCGGACCGGGCCGACCTCCTGATCACCTCCGTGCTGTGTCACGGCACCCTGCTCGCGGCCGAAGTGCTCGACCTCCCGGTGGTGGTGGTCGGACTCTCCGTCCATCTGTGGGACTACCGCGGAGGCGGGACCGGCGAACCGCCACTGGGCCGGCCCCGGCCCAACCGGACCCGCGAGATGCGTCAGCAGTACGCCGAGGTTCGGGAACAGGCCGGGCTGCCGGGGCGCGGCTCCCGGTGGGGCGACGACCCCCTGCCGGGCGACGCGCTGCTGCTGCGCGGTGATCCCGCTCTGGAGTACCCGGGAGCCGAACTGCCCGACCGGGTCCGGCACGTGGGACCGCTGTGCTGGGAGCCGGCCCCCGGACCGGGCGAGGTGGAGGCGGTCAGGGAGCAGGTGGCGCGGTCCGAGAAGCCCGTGGTGTACGTACACCTCGGGCGGGTCTTCGAAGGGGGCAGCCGGTGGCCCCACCTCAACGAGGCTTTCACCGGGGGCCGTTTCCAGGCCGTGGTCGAGCAGGGGCGCTCCCCGAGCCCCGAACCCGCCCCGGGAGCCGACATCCTGACGGTGCGCAAGCCCTGGATGGGCCCGCTGATCGACCTGGCCGACATGGTGCTGACCAGCGGCACCTCCGCCCCCGTACTGGGCGCCCTGCTGCGCGGCCGCCCTCTCGCGGCATCGCCCAACGGCTCCGAACAGCCCCTGCTCACGGGTGCCTTGATGCGTGCCGGTGTGGCCGTGCACCTGCCCAAGTCCGCGCTGTCCAACTGGCCGGCGCTGCTGGACTCCGCCTCGCGGGACGACGCCCTGCGAGACCGTGCACGGGCCCTGGGCCGACGGCTGGCCGCCGCGGACGGCGCCGCCCGCGCGGCCGACATCGTCGAGCGAGTGGCCCGGCACTCCGCGATCCCTGAGGAGGACCATGAGTACGCGAGCGCCCGGCCTTGA
- a CDS encoding radical SAM protein has product MSLQQLQLPDGARLLEGKRNWWFLGRGGVVRLGGRHVTPEGGLRPDTEQRLREHGMFTAPPVRTYALTVLTSTNCNLGCGYCFQNTAQDAANGSRPPRIARTRLTSQTITSILDFTQRRMAAAELDRLRILLFGGEPLLNPRGCLELLERAAGVGMTSAWMISNATLLTPGLARRLSDLGLDSVQVTFDGDREDHDRIRVNRANNGGTYDKIVRNLVAAGEVTPIRWTLRVNVSQETFGGVDALIERLAGELDPSRCALYFARVGDVGIGYANDLLHTGELSTHFTRWQRRALELGFTVSRPGARRPCLTCGHTEGRYGAVVSADGTLASCWETAGKPDWQVGTVSDGYRPAESTRDRWISCEDLYQYDEDARTLTRFRDDVDATLLDYLDETERLQR; this is encoded by the coding sequence ATGAGCCTGCAACAGCTCCAACTCCCGGACGGCGCACGCCTCCTCGAAGGCAAGCGCAACTGGTGGTTCCTCGGCCGGGGCGGAGTGGTCCGCCTCGGCGGGCGGCACGTCACCCCCGAGGGAGGCCTGCGGCCCGACACGGAGCAACGACTGCGCGAACACGGCATGTTCACCGCCCCGCCGGTCCGCACCTACGCGCTGACCGTCCTCACCAGCACCAACTGCAACCTGGGCTGCGGATACTGCTTCCAGAACACCGCCCAGGACGCCGCGAACGGCAGCCGCCCGCCCCGGATCGCCCGGACGCGTCTCACCTCGCAGACCATCACCTCGATCCTCGACTTCACCCAGCGGCGGATGGCCGCCGCCGAACTGGACCGGCTGCGCATCCTGTTGTTCGGCGGGGAGCCCCTGCTCAATCCGCGCGGGTGCCTGGAGCTGCTGGAACGGGCCGCGGGCGTCGGGATGACATCGGCCTGGATGATCTCCAACGCCACGCTGCTCACTCCGGGGCTCGCCCGCCGGCTCTCCGACCTCGGTCTCGACTCCGTCCAGGTCACCTTCGACGGCGACCGCGAGGACCACGACCGCATCCGGGTCAACCGGGCGAACAACGGCGGCACGTACGACAAGATCGTCCGCAACCTCGTCGCGGCCGGTGAGGTCACGCCGATCCGGTGGACCCTGCGGGTCAACGTCTCCCAGGAGACCTTCGGCGGCGTCGACGCGCTCATCGAGCGGCTCGCGGGCGAGCTGGACCCCTCCCGGTGCGCCCTGTACTTCGCCCGGGTCGGCGACGTGGGCATCGGCTACGCGAACGACCTGCTGCACACGGGCGAGCTCTCGACCCACTTCACCCGGTGGCAGCGCAGAGCGCTCGAACTCGGCTTCACCGTGAGCCGTCCCGGCGCCCGCCGCCCCTGCCTGACGTGCGGCCACACCGAAGGCCGCTACGGCGCGGTGGTCAGCGCGGACGGGACCCTGGCCAGCTGCTGGGAGACCGCGGGCAAGCCCGACTGGCAGGTCGGCACGGTGAGCGACGGCTACCGGCCCGCCGAGTCGACCCGCGACCGCTGGATCTCCTGCGAGGACCTGTACCAGTACGACGAGGACGCCCGTACCCTCACTCGGTTCCGCGACGACGTGGACGCGACCCTGCTCGACTACCTGGACGAGACGGAGCGCCTGCAGCGATGA
- a CDS encoding MFS transporter, with the protein MAPRPILINRDYTRLWFGQAVSSVGDMVFSTTLMLWVATVLAKDETWAPAAVSGVLVAGGTAVLVVGPIAGVFVDRWDKRRTMLGTEALRGGLVALLAAVSFLPADALPAGVWLVLVYGTVLVLHASARFFAPARFTIIADLVTGEADRARAAGITQATSQTALIVGPPLAAPLFFTLGVQWAMLFNALSYLVSYVAIHAVRVTPSKPAPADGGGTGKAAAGRSGVLPEFVAGLRFFRRSTFLVALLVFAVIGQFGAGALNTLNIFFTTENLGMSARLFGYVGMAIGVGGVVGALCAGRVVQWLGARRTTWVSLLVSGTLLVVYSRQTGFVGGIVVLVLFTVPITVLNTAMAPLLLSAATPEYRGRVVAVFQPMTQLAAMVAAALSGWLAGSVLHGFEGSVAGLRFGPVDTIIAAAGLCILLSGFYARSALPETATAEGGEPAGEPAREEPAGEAGGPADETAVRAPAAAPAPPRRGSTA; encoded by the coding sequence ATGGCACCGCGTCCGATCCTCATCAACCGCGACTACACACGGCTCTGGTTCGGCCAGGCCGTCTCGTCCGTCGGGGACATGGTCTTCAGCACCACCCTGATGCTCTGGGTGGCCACCGTGCTGGCGAAGGACGAGACCTGGGCCCCGGCGGCGGTCAGCGGCGTCCTGGTGGCAGGCGGCACCGCCGTGCTGGTCGTCGGTCCGATCGCGGGGGTCTTCGTCGACCGCTGGGACAAACGCCGCACGATGCTCGGCACCGAAGCGCTGCGCGGCGGGCTGGTGGCCCTGCTGGCCGCCGTCTCCTTCCTGCCGGCCGACGCGCTGCCGGCCGGGGTGTGGCTCGTCCTCGTCTACGGCACCGTGCTGGTGCTCCACGCGTCCGCCCGGTTCTTCGCCCCGGCCCGCTTCACGATCATCGCGGACCTGGTGACCGGAGAGGCCGACCGGGCCAGGGCGGCCGGCATCACCCAGGCGACCAGCCAGACGGCGCTGATCGTCGGCCCGCCGCTCGCCGCCCCGCTGTTCTTCACCCTGGGCGTGCAATGGGCCATGCTCTTCAACGCGCTGTCCTACCTGGTGTCGTACGTCGCCATCCACGCGGTCCGGGTGACGCCTTCCAAGCCGGCTCCCGCCGACGGGGGCGGCACGGGCAAGGCCGCCGCCGGGCGCTCCGGCGTACTGCCGGAGTTCGTGGCGGGCCTCCGCTTCTTCCGGCGCAGCACGTTCCTGGTGGCACTGCTGGTCTTCGCCGTGATCGGCCAGTTCGGGGCCGGTGCGCTGAACACGCTCAACATCTTCTTCACCACGGAGAACCTCGGCATGTCGGCCCGGCTCTTCGGCTACGTGGGCATGGCGATCGGGGTGGGCGGCGTCGTCGGCGCGCTGTGCGCCGGCCGTGTGGTGCAGTGGCTCGGGGCACGGCGGACGACCTGGGTCAGCCTGCTGGTGAGCGGCACCCTGCTGGTCGTCTACTCCCGGCAGACCGGGTTCGTCGGCGGCATCGTCGTACTGGTCCTGTTCACCGTTCCCATCACCGTCCTGAACACCGCGATGGCCCCTCTGCTGCTCTCGGCGGCGACCCCCGAGTACCGCGGGCGGGTCGTCGCCGTGTTCCAGCCGATGACGCAGCTGGCGGCGATGGTCGCGGCGGCGCTGTCCGGCTGGCTCGCCGGGAGCGTGCTGCACGGGTTCGAGGGCTCGGTGGCAGGGCTCCGGTTCGGTCCCGTCGACACGATCATCGCCGCCGCCGGGCTGTGCATCCTGCTGTCCGGCTTCTACGCCCGCAGCGCCCTGCCGGAGACGGCGACCGCCGAGGGCGGCGAGCCCGCCGGAGAGCCGGCCCGGGAAGAGCCGGCCGGCGAGGCGGGCGGACCGGCCGACGAGACCGCCGTACGGGCCCCCGCTGCCGCGCCCGCCCCACCACGACGAGGGAGCACCGCGTGA
- a CDS encoding prolyl oligopeptidase family protein, translated as MTSAARTTPYAYPSTARQDVVDELHGTPVHDPYRWLEDAKAPAVVRWDAEQEALYAAERAAWPGRERWEAEVAALTAVDRAAPPRVRGGRVFWLRQDAGREQPVLMVAEPGAGTGRVLLDPQVLDRSGRTVLDAWQPSLEGDLLAFQISRDGTEDSRLQVMEVATGRIVDGPVDRVRRSSVAWLPGGEAFYYVRRLDPRLNPGEEQYHRRVWLHRLGTPPGADVLVFGEGREKTQFYSVSVSADGRWLGIRATRGTGRRTDLYLADLTAGPPERPSLTPVQENTPAATHLHVAPGTAPQDPVWLRTDHSAARGRVVACPPDALQRGPEAWREVIAPRSDAVLNHFAVVSGPELDHPLGLAGWTRHAVAEVTVHDLTDGRQVASVPLPGSGTVGAFAAGPDGSHEAWFTYTDFVTPTRILRFDGRTCRVTRWEHGARHVPETAGAVTRQVAFPSRDGTTVRMFVISPTGRPDVPRPALLAGYGGFGQIMSPQYRPQVLAWVRAGGVFAWAGLRGGGEEGEEWHLAGSGANKQNTFDDFAAASDHLLAAGWAAPGRVAVMGSSNGGLLVGAALTQEPGKYAAAVCRVPLLDMVRFESSGLGPSWVPEYGSVRDPAQARTLLSYSPYHRVTPGTAYPAVLLAASDGDTRTDPLHARKMCAALQHATSGAGPVLLRLERGVGHGARAVSRVVALEAECLAFLAGQVGLPAPAGGAAG; from the coding sequence GTGACCTCCGCCGCCCGAACCACACCGTACGCCTATCCCAGCACCGCCCGGCAGGACGTCGTGGACGAGCTGCACGGGACACCCGTCCACGACCCGTACCGCTGGCTGGAGGACGCGAAGGCGCCCGCGGTGGTCCGCTGGGACGCCGAGCAGGAGGCGCTGTACGCGGCGGAGCGTGCGGCCTGGCCCGGCCGGGAGCGGTGGGAGGCGGAAGTGGCGGCGCTCACCGCCGTCGACCGCGCGGCACCGCCCAGGGTCCGCGGCGGCAGGGTCTTCTGGCTGCGGCAGGACGCGGGCCGGGAGCAGCCCGTGCTGATGGTGGCGGAGCCCGGCGCGGGCACCGGGCGGGTACTGCTGGACCCCCAGGTCCTGGACCGGTCCGGCCGCACGGTCCTCGACGCCTGGCAGCCGTCCCTGGAGGGCGATCTGCTGGCTTTCCAGATCTCCCGGGACGGCACCGAGGACTCCCGGCTCCAGGTGATGGAGGTGGCCACCGGCAGGATCGTCGACGGGCCGGTGGACCGGGTACGGCGGTCGTCGGTCGCCTGGCTGCCCGGCGGCGAGGCGTTCTACTACGTCCGGCGGCTGGACCCCCGGCTGAACCCCGGCGAGGAGCAGTACCACCGCCGGGTCTGGCTGCACCGGCTCGGGACCCCGCCCGGCGCCGACGTCCTGGTCTTCGGCGAGGGCCGGGAGAAGACCCAGTTCTACAGCGTGTCCGTCTCCGCCGACGGCCGCTGGCTGGGGATCAGGGCCACCCGGGGCACCGGCCGGCGCACCGACCTCTACCTGGCCGACCTGACGGCAGGTCCGCCGGAGCGGCCGTCACTGACGCCGGTCCAGGAGAACACCCCGGCCGCGACCCATCTGCACGTGGCGCCCGGGACCGCGCCGCAGGACCCGGTGTGGCTGCGCACCGACCACTCGGCCGCTCGCGGCCGTGTCGTCGCCTGCCCTCCGGACGCCCTCCAGCGCGGGCCCGAGGCGTGGCGGGAGGTGATCGCGCCACGCTCCGACGCGGTCCTCAACCACTTCGCGGTGGTCTCCGGACCGGAGCTCGACCATCCGCTCGGCCTGGCCGGCTGGACCCGCCACGCGGTGGCGGAAGTGACCGTGCACGACCTGACGGACGGCAGACAGGTGGCCTCGGTGCCGCTGCCGGGCAGCGGGACCGTCGGCGCCTTCGCGGCCGGTCCGGACGGCAGCCACGAGGCCTGGTTCACCTACACCGACTTCGTGACGCCGACGCGCATCCTGCGTTTCGACGGGCGGACGTGCCGGGTGACGCGGTGGGAGCACGGCGCCCGGCACGTTCCGGAGACGGCGGGGGCGGTCACCCGGCAGGTCGCCTTCCCGTCGCGGGACGGGACGACGGTCCGGATGTTCGTGATCTCCCCCACCGGACGTCCGGACGTGCCGCGCCCCGCCCTCCTCGCCGGATACGGCGGCTTCGGCCAGATCATGTCGCCCCAGTACCGGCCGCAGGTCCTCGCCTGGGTCCGCGCGGGCGGCGTCTTCGCCTGGGCGGGGCTGCGCGGCGGCGGCGAGGAGGGCGAGGAGTGGCACCTCGCCGGCAGCGGGGCCAACAAGCAGAACACGTTCGACGACTTCGCCGCCGCGTCCGACCATCTGCTGGCGGCCGGCTGGGCCGCACCGGGCCGGGTCGCGGTCATGGGCTCCTCCAACGGCGGGCTGCTGGTCGGCGCGGCCCTCACCCAGGAGCCCGGGAAGTACGCCGCCGCGGTGTGCCGGGTCCCGCTCCTGGACATGGTCCGCTTCGAGTCGTCGGGGCTGGGGCCCAGCTGGGTGCCCGAGTACGGCAGTGTGCGCGACCCCGCACAGGCGCGGACGCTGCTGAGCTACTCCCCGTACCACCGGGTCACGCCCGGCACCGCCTACCCGGCGGTGCTGCTGGCCGCGTCGGACGGCGACACCAGGACCGATCCGCTCCACGCGCGCAAGATGTGCGCCGCTCTCCAGCACGCGACGTCCGGCGCCGGTCCGGTCCTGCTGCGCCTGGAACGGGGCGTCGGCCACGGCGCCCGCGCCGTCTCGCGCGTGGTGGCGCTGGAGGCCGAGTGCCTGGCGTTTCTGGCCGGGCAGGTGGGGCTGCCGGCGCCGGCCGGGGGCGCCGCGGGGTAG
- the dxs gene encoding 1-deoxy-D-xylulose-5-phosphate synthase, with amino-acid sequence MDLLTRIKGPRDLDRLSLGELDQLAEEIRTFLVDAVSKTGGHLGPNLGVVELTIALHRVFESPKDKVLWDTGHQAYVHKLLTGRQDFSRLKSKGGLSGYPSRAESDHDIIENSHASGVLGWADGMAKANEVLKKNDHVVAVIGDGALTGGMAWEALNNIAAAKDRPLVIVVNDNERSYAPTIGGLANHLATLRTTDGYERFLARGKDFLERTPVVGRPLYDTLHGAKKGLKDFIAPQGMFEDLGLKYVGPIDGHDIEALESALQRAKRFGGPVIVHCLTEKGRGYTPALEDEADRFHAVGKIHPDTGLPISTSGLDWTSVFGEEMVKLGQEREDIVAITAAMLQPVGLGKFQQAFPDRIYDVGIAEQHGAVSAAGLATGGLHPVFAVYATFLNRAFDQVLMDVALHKCGVTFVLDRAGITGTDGASHNGMWDMSILQCVPGLRIAAPRDADQVRAQLREAVAVDDAPTVVRFSKGAVGPAVQAVGRAGGMDVLREPKATRPDVLIVSVGALAPMCLEIADLLDAQGISSTVVDPRWVKPVDEALAPLAERHRVVVTVEDNSRAGGVGSAVSQALRDAGVDVPLRDFGIPPVFLDHASRGEVMTEIGLTAPDIARQVTGLVAKLDGRFESRAVEPARD; translated from the coding sequence GTGGATCTGCTGACCCGCATCAAGGGACCGCGCGACCTGGACCGGCTCAGCCTCGGTGAGCTGGACCAGCTCGCGGAGGAGATCCGCACCTTCCTGGTGGACGCGGTGTCCAAGACCGGCGGCCACCTCGGACCCAACCTGGGCGTCGTCGAGCTCACCATCGCCCTGCACCGGGTCTTCGAGTCCCCGAAGGACAAGGTGCTGTGGGACACCGGCCACCAGGCTTACGTCCACAAGCTGCTCACCGGCCGCCAGGACTTCTCCCGGCTCAAGAGCAAGGGCGGCCTCTCCGGCTACCCCTCCCGTGCCGAGTCCGACCACGACATCATCGAGAACAGCCACGCCTCCGGGGTCCTCGGCTGGGCCGACGGCATGGCCAAGGCGAACGAGGTCCTCAAGAAGAACGACCACGTCGTCGCCGTCATCGGGGACGGCGCGCTCACCGGCGGGATGGCCTGGGAGGCGCTGAACAACATCGCCGCCGCCAAGGACCGCCCCCTCGTCATCGTCGTCAACGACAACGAGCGCTCCTACGCGCCCACCATCGGCGGCCTGGCCAACCACCTCGCCACGCTCCGCACGACCGACGGATACGAACGGTTCCTCGCCCGCGGCAAGGACTTCCTGGAGCGCACGCCCGTCGTCGGCCGCCCGCTGTACGACACCCTGCACGGCGCCAAGAAGGGCCTCAAGGACTTCATCGCCCCGCAGGGCATGTTCGAGGACCTCGGCCTGAAGTACGTCGGCCCGATCGACGGCCACGACATCGAGGCCCTGGAATCCGCGCTCCAGCGCGCCAAGCGCTTCGGCGGCCCGGTCATCGTGCACTGCCTGACCGAGAAGGGCCGCGGCTACACCCCGGCGCTGGAGGACGAGGCCGACCGCTTCCACGCGGTCGGCAAGATCCACCCGGACACCGGCCTGCCGATCTCCACCTCCGGCCTCGACTGGACCTCCGTCTTCGGCGAGGAGATGGTCAAACTCGGCCAGGAGCGCGAGGACATCGTCGCCATCACCGCCGCCATGCTCCAGCCGGTCGGCCTCGGCAAGTTCCAGCAGGCCTTCCCGGACCGGATCTACGACGTCGGCATCGCCGAGCAGCACGGCGCGGTCTCCGCGGCTGGCCTCGCCACCGGCGGCCTCCACCCGGTCTTCGCGGTCTACGCCACCTTCCTCAACCGCGCCTTCGACCAGGTCCTGATGGACGTGGCCCTGCACAAGTGCGGTGTCACCTTCGTCCTGGACCGGGCCGGCATCACCGGCACCGACGGCGCCTCGCACAACGGCATGTGGGACATGTCGATCCTCCAGTGCGTGCCCGGTCTCCGGATCGCCGCCCCGCGCGACGCCGACCAGGTCCGGGCCCAGCTGCGCGAGGCCGTCGCCGTCGACGACGCGCCCACCGTGGTCCGCTTCTCCAAGGGCGCGGTCGGCCCCGCCGTCCAGGCGGTCGGCAGGGCCGGCGGCATGGACGTCCTGCGCGAGCCGAAGGCGACGCGCCCCGACGTGCTGATCGTCTCCGTCGGAGCGCTCGCCCCGATGTGCCTGGAGATCGCCGACCTGCTGGACGCCCAGGGCATCTCCAGCACCGTCGTCGACCCCCGCTGGGTCAAGCCCGTCGACGAGGCACTCGCCCCGCTCGCCGAGCGTCACCGCGTCGTCGTCACCGTCGAGGACAACAGCCGTGCCGGAGGCGTCGGCTCCGCCGTCTCCCAGGCCCTGCGCGACGCCGGTGTCGACGTACCGCTGCGCGACTTCGGCATCCCGCCGGTCTTCCTCGACCACGCCTCGCGCGGCGAGGTCATGACCGAGATCGGGCTGACCGCGCCGGACATCGCCCGGCAGGTCACGGGCCTGGTCGCCAAGCTGGACGGCCGCTTCGAGAGCCGCGCCGTGGAGCCCGCCCGCGACTGA
- a CDS encoding sugar ABC transporter permease produces MTTDETTGTVDKSSTSLDQGSVAADTVPESNPDAADGAATVVDPRLLVREQGLAGYVTEFKRKISGGDLGSIPVVIGLAIIAIVFQSLNSEFLSAKNISDIAVTMVATGMMAVGIIFVLLLGEIDLSVGSVSGVSGAVVAVLSVTQGMNEWLAILVAIVSGAVMGAIHGFFFARIGAPAFAVTLAGLLFWLGFMLQLLGDSGTINLDGEGVVGRLTTYYFTDVAAAYGLAAVAVIGYFAAAFLDSRRREAAGIPSRPVADITVRTVVLAVFAFAAAYMFNQYRGLPLALVLFLVVLVGTDFLLRRTAYGRKIFALGGSVEASRRAGINVTAIRISVFSIAGTFAAIGGLFWASKIAAANQGSGTGDLLMNVIAAAVIGGTSLFGGRGRTWNALLGVMVIVSIQYGLSLEGIATPIQYMVTGAVLLATVVIDSVTRKTQKTAGRA; encoded by the coding sequence GTGACCACAGACGAGACCACCGGCACGGTGGACAAGAGCAGCACCTCGCTCGACCAGGGCAGCGTTGCGGCGGACACGGTGCCCGAGAGCAACCCGGACGCCGCCGACGGCGCTGCCACGGTCGTCGACCCCCGTCTGCTCGTCCGCGAACAGGGCCTGGCCGGCTACGTCACCGAGTTCAAGCGCAAGATCAGCGGCGGTGACCTGGGCTCGATCCCGGTGGTCATCGGCCTCGCGATCATCGCCATCGTCTTCCAGAGCCTGAACTCCGAGTTCCTCTCCGCGAAGAACATCAGCGACATCGCGGTCACCATGGTCGCCACCGGCATGATGGCCGTGGGCATCATCTTCGTCCTGCTGCTCGGCGAGATCGACCTCTCGGTCGGTTCCGTCTCCGGTGTCTCCGGCGCCGTGGTCGCGGTGCTCAGCGTCACCCAGGGCATGAACGAGTGGCTGGCGATCCTCGTCGCCATCGTCAGCGGTGCGGTGATGGGCGCGATCCACGGCTTCTTCTTCGCCCGGATCGGGGCGCCGGCCTTCGCCGTGACCCTGGCCGGCCTGCTGTTCTGGCTCGGCTTCATGCTCCAGCTGCTCGGCGACTCGGGGACGATCAACCTGGACGGCGAGGGCGTGGTCGGCCGGCTGACCACGTACTACTTCACCGACGTCGCCGCCGCCTACGGGCTGGCCGCCGTCGCGGTCATCGGCTACTTCGCCGCCGCCTTCCTGGACAGCCGCCGCCGCGAGGCCGCGGGCATCCCGTCCCGCCCGGTCGCCGACATCACCGTGCGCACCGTGGTCCTCGCGGTGTTCGCCTTCGCCGCCGCGTACATGTTCAACCAGTACCGCGGCCTGCCGCTCGCCCTGGTCCTCTTCCTGGTCGTTCTGGTCGGCACGGACTTCCTGCTCCGCCGGACGGCCTACGGGCGGAAGATCTTCGCACTCGGCGGCAGCGTCGAGGCCTCCCGGCGTGCCGGTATCAACGTCACCGCGATCCGGATCTCCGTCTTCTCCATCGCGGGCACCTTCGCGGCGATCGGCGGCCTGTTCTGGGCCTCCAAGATCGCGGCGGCCAACCAGGGCTCCGGCACCGGCGACCTCCTGATGAACGTCATCGCGGCGGCCGTCATCGGCGGCACCAGCCTCTTCGGCGGACGCGGCCGCACCTGGAACGCGCTGCTCGGCGTCATGGTCATCGTCTCGATCCAGTACGGCCTGTCGCTGGAAGGCATCGCCACGCCGATCCAGTACATGGTCACCGGCGCCGTGCTCCTTGCCACGGTCGTCATCGACTCCGTCACCCGGAAGACCCAGAAGACCGCGGGTCGCGCCTGA
- a CDS encoding ATP-binding cassette domain-containing protein, with protein sequence MVHVSATPVLALRGVSKRFGAVQVLTDVELEVHAGEVVALVGDNGAGKSTLVKTIAGVHPIDDGVIEWEGRAVQINKPHDSQNLGVATVYQDLALCDNIDVVGNLYLGRELRRFGILDEVEMERRSRELLSTLSIRIPSVRIPIASLSGGQRQTVAIARSMLGEPKLVILDEPTAALGVEQTAQVLDLVERLRERGHAVILISHNMADVKAVADKVAVLRLGRNNGVFDVKTTSQEDIISAITGATDNAVTRRAARNAEVSQ encoded by the coding sequence ATGGTTCATGTGTCCGCTACGCCTGTGTTGGCGTTGCGAGGGGTCTCCAAGCGCTTCGGTGCCGTCCAGGTACTCACCGATGTAGAGCTTGAGGTCCACGCCGGCGAGGTGGTCGCCCTCGTCGGCGACAACGGCGCCGGTAAATCAACGCTGGTCAAGACGATCGCCGGAGTGCACCCCATCGATGACGGCGTCATCGAGTGGGAGGGCCGCGCGGTGCAGATCAACAAGCCGCACGACTCCCAGAACCTCGGCGTCGCGACCGTCTACCAGGACCTCGCGCTGTGCGACAACATCGACGTCGTCGGCAACCTCTACCTGGGCCGGGAGCTGCGCAGGTTCGGCATCCTGGACGAGGTGGAGATGGAGCGCCGCTCCCGCGAGCTGCTCTCCACGCTCTCCATCCGGATCCCGAGCGTCCGCATCCCGATCGCCTCGCTCTCCGGCGGTCAGCGCCAGACCGTGGCCATCGCCCGGTCGATGCTCGGCGAGCCCAAGCTGGTCATCCTCGACGAGCCGACCGCCGCCCTCGGCGTCGAGCAGACCGCCCAGGTCCTCGACCTCGTCGAGCGGCTGCGCGAGCGCGGTCACGCGGTCATCCTCATCAGCCACAACATGGCCGACGTGAAGGCCGTGGCCGACAAGGTCGCGGTGCTCCGGCTCGGCCGGAACAACGGTGTCTTCGATGTGAAGACCACCTCCCAGGAAGACATCATCTCCGCCATCACGGGCGCCACGGACAACGCCGTGACCCGACGTGCGGCGCGCAACGCGGAGGTTTCCCAGTGA